atttccATGGCTTTTCAAAAGCAGCCAAAATCCATATGGCCCACTCGTACACGTGTAATTCATACGCGGCGTATACAACTAGAAGCAGCGTTTAGGGTTAGTGTAAATAGAAAGAGAGGTGTGTAAATAGTATATCCCGAAAGAAAGTGTGGGGGAATTTAGGGttaggttttcttttttttttttctatttttttttattcttattcttcCTAGTTACATTTTCTTTGACTTCCATTCAAAATAGTTTGATCCGACGATTTGATAAAATTTGAGATTCGTTAATTTATTTCGTcgacatatttaaatgtaacttttcaatatttaaatgtaactttttaatagagCTTTccaacggatataaacatgttcatatttagttattatatctttaattaattaaattttaagtatttttttttgttgacatttccacaagaaaactaaaatttctCCTGTTATCGAGTCCACGCACAACCTTTATAAATTCTTAATGCTTATAAGACCTGACCAAAGCATAAATCCACTTAATCCATCGAAAAAGTCTTTAAGTCTAATAACGTActtaaacaaaacaaactaaaacGACCAGGAAAGTACTTCAAAAAATACGCTCAgaatgacggttgtcacaacaTGGCTGCGCGATACGACGGTGTGGTAATGGCGATGGTAAAGCGGCGAAGGTATTGTGGTTATTATAAAGGTTGAaatatgtatgttgtaaataattttattaagaatattaaatGAAAGGAGCATTTTACGTTAATCAAACTTTTTgcagaaaaaagaaaaggggGATCGACTATGCATTATTGcattttataatgtaatatagtCAAACTGCAAGGAATAATTATCCTTTAAGATGGCAGACCAAGAAATTTTGGTTTCTAGTAAACAGCTAATACTTCTACGAATATTTGTATGGGCTTATAGTCTACATCTTATTGTGACGTAGCGGAAAAAATAGGATAAATAATTGGACATGTTAATTCTAAGAATACCCAAGAATAATTATTTGAATAGATAGTCGAACCTGTTGATTCATAGGAATGCCAGGAAAAACTCTTCAAATTATCGTTGATTCACAATTAATACCGACAACTAACTTGGAAAAttcacacacactaacacacacttgtGACAGGGAGGAAAGAACTTTTCGTAcctttttcaaaaaactttccCATACAAAAATATTGTCACAAATATATACAAGCATACTAATATTTAATAACACCAATAAttcactgttagaatatgatcacgtaaaatgaatgtatgtccgaaaagtatttaagcctacgggatcacacctcaacgtgaatgtaactataattaattaatatgttaacTGTAActtattgattgatttgatcacgaaaaacaaacggtcgtctgttaaatgttaataactaacggtacttaactgacggACTTAATGGAGGAGATAATTGTGATTGGATGGAAAATTAAGAAACCCTCTAGAAGCTTCCTAGAGGGGGACGGCAAAACCTTAggggtttttagaaaaccctaaacttgtttttcaagttaAACTTTGGCTATAAATGCAAACCCTTTTCTTAAGTTTTTCATACACACAATtattaaggttttctaaaaccctaatatTCTCTCCTCCTCCCTCTTTCTTGGCTTCGGCCGATCCTCACAAtacaaagggtttcgggttttgtttggttcgtgtgaaagggtattaacaaagggttgtttgttcgtgatcaagtactagcatacatacgttccaacattgtgtgtgcaatcgtagagaggttaatttaaaccttgttcttgttttaatctctccaatataaggtacatattctatactttggttaattaataaaactgcatagatcttgtcttccgttgcgtgctttgtgatttgatttgataatagttatataacccaacattCACCTCCCTAATTATTCAAAACCCCCAAAATTAATTATGACAAAAACTCATCAGCTACTACGGTTATGGATCAAAATATCAGCTTGTTTGATCATACATCTTCCACCTCCAAGTTCAACTAGTTATTGCACACTTATGTAGAGAATTTTGTCACACTTTTAGGATACAAAAGCACCAAGAATTCAACTTGCATTATATTGTCTAGGATACGTGCAAGACTTCATCATTATATGGTGATAGTACTCTTGAATTCGTATCCGGACTAAATGctcgaaaaacaaaaaacaagtaGTGCGTATTTATAGAATCAATTACTGGCCGGAAACGACTAGAATATATAATCAAACATAgaattacaaaaacaaacatCACAAGAAAAGTGACTTTTGATCGAAAACGAATGTCCTAGCAATAAACAAGAGATGGTAATTAAACGTTTACCATGATGCGTGAGTACGTTCCCACATTGTAGCCACAAATAACAAGAGATGGGAAACAATTAGCAAGACTGTCTCTACCACAAGGAATACTCCAAGCTTATACCATTTCCGACTTAAGGTGCTTATAAATCCTTTTCTACACGCATGGCACTCATAGCAAAGCTTGGTAGCCTTGTTTTGCCACACATCACAATCACCATTATACGAGCCACCATTTGAGCTATCATCGGCTTCGGGATTCTTTTCCCAATAAGTCACACTCACGTAAGTCATATCACAATTTGATGGCGGTATGCAACATCCCGActgaaaaagatatatatatatatattgtagaaattAATACAAAATGTCAAATATTGTACTCAATCCCAACATAAACGAGATATATATGAAGATGTAATAGcatgaaaataataatgttCTATGTTTCATGTTATATATGCATGGTGCATTAAAGCAATGTAAGTGCTTGGATAacaatgttcaaaaaaaaaaggtgtttgAATAACGCGAATCAGTGATACATACCTCTATTGGAGAGAGATGTCTCCTTGAGAAATCATTAGACCCGATCATGGATGATTGTACGGCCAAATCTTGACATGTTCTTGATTTGTATATACAAGTCTCAATTGCATTCCAGTTAGTATCGTTGCTGACCATTATTTTAATCCATGATGGTGAGCCTGGAATTAATCCGCCGTCTAATCTGAATGCCCCGACGAGTGCAAAACCTATTGTGAGAATCACGATGAGTGGCACCATAACCGCGATCAATGCCAACATTATGAACCGTGATCTCAATAGCACCACGGCATTGCTAATAACAAACAAGACAAGCAACCCAGCTACAACGCCGACTTGTAGCTTTGACAAGGGTAGTAAATGTTCACAGTGACTTTCTTTCACGTATAAAAGCCATACGATACAAAAGAGGACGGGGAAAGAAAGAAGGAATGTGATCGTGTTTAACGCAAACAAGATTGATTTTATAGAGCCCGGCATAGTGGGAATTCGATCTTTTACATTGCCAGCCTTAGGAGTAGTTGGGGTTTTAGGATTTTCATCAACTCCGATTACATCATGTATTGTTGGTGAATTTGCATTTTCAGCCATTTGAGTAACACTAAAGAATTAGAAGAGACAGTAGTGTTGGAGAAAAACTAATACTTTGACATGTATAGCTAGCAAATCTTGATTATACTCTAGTATTTATATAACCAAAATTGGGTGGGCAGGAAATGGTTTGGTCAAAGATTTTGGTTTGTTAGCTAATACAGTAAAATCGATCATAGGAAGTCAAGACAATTGGCATTTCACGTTTCCTATAATTCCTCTAAGAAGAGATTCTTAAGGATAATTAGTTTGATTTATTCCAAGGTTATATATACTTCGTTGTTCAGAAGAAATTTGTACGGATTTAACATGGATTTGATTGGACTTTATATTACTGGCATATATATTACTAGTAAAAGTTGACTTACAAGTTAGAACTACTTAAAACCGAATCTCCACAAACGCATAAACCAATTTAGGCGATGACTGAATGTACGTGCTTTGCTTTTGAATCAGAAACACTATCGCAATAAATAATTTCgatcttgtatatatattaattgtctTACTGTTACAGAAAATCTTCAAAATGGGATAAGTTTAAGGTTACAACGTACTTTATACAGGTAAATCAAAATTGAAGTCATGAacaattaaaatatgttttaaattcGTGTCAATTTCGAGACCGTATGTATACGTACATTTTTTTGGTGTAAATGTGAATTGTATTACTATccaaaatatacaaatttacaataagATCAACTTGGCCATGCATGAAATGTTAGAACATGTCAAATATGAAAGTTAGACAAATATAAAACTGTTATAAATGATTAGACAAAAATAGATGACAGAAAAAACTAGTATTACATAAGCTAGAATTCTAAACGGAGCAACTAACCTTGCCGATAATATAGACTTGCTCACCCCTTCCAACCCGCATCAACTTGGACTCCTGCAACATTGATCTATAGGCTATCTGTTGTCCAATGTGTGATGGTCATACGGGCCATACATGGGCTTGTCCAATAAATAAATGAGAGCCCAACAAGGTACTACACAAATGAAATGAGTCTATACACAAAAAGTTATGAAAAATGGTACTACATTCTacatacgagtatattttaacacatttttctttctatttttaatttggttcatttggcttcttcttttctttcttcttttttgtttttttcgcTCTTATTACGTTTATATTTTCAGGATCTTCGTTTTCTTCTTTCGTTGCCCGTGACCCATATATAGATGGGTGAGGTAAATTTTCATTAGTATTTTATCAAACCAAATCCTTTATTCCAACATGATTTCAAATGCATTAGATTAAGATCCAGTGATCCTTATTGACAAAATCTATAAAACATTATGGCTAATGTAATTCGCATTGTTGCATAATGACTATTATTCTAGCTTTCTCTGTAATAATCTTATTGATATGAAAGTACCATTATTGTTTATTGATAATTAttgtttgtaaataattttgtctTGACATGAtataatatgattttgaatagaaTGTacttgtatgattttcattcaTGATTGGATTTAGATTGAATTAAAGACTGCACCGGGTGACTCTCGCTTCCCTACTACAAATCAAAGCAGACACTGTTTCACTCGCTACATAGAATTTCACAGGTATCATTTTCTAACGTTATAGATCATATCTGCCAAGTTAATGTCTTCAAATCGTACCAACAtaatatcaaatcaaataattatGTATATCATATGATATATTGTATAGATGTGTGGCGGCAAAAGGTGAAGGTGCTGAAGAATGTGAGAAGTTTGCTAGATACTATCGTTCTCTTTGCCCAGCTGAATGGGTGAGTTAATTGTTTACTCATTATTACCTATTTAAATTTCGATGTATATTATCTTAGAGGagttacttatgaatgggtcaataATTCACGTTAATTATGTGTTATCTCAAACATGTGAAATGAAAACGATCATCCTAAACGGGCAGAAACAAATGATTCACATGAGTCAATAGGCCCGAGTGTACTCCTAATATCGCATTTAGCCAAAACATTTAGCTCACCGTTAATTTAATACATATTTGTAATCGTATTTGACACAAGAATCCGCAATTAACCTAAACCATATTAGGTGACAACACGTTGATcataatcaaataatataatttactaATCATATTTGGCATGCCAATTGTTAAAACTCGGTAACAACTTGGGACAGTATTGAAGGTGTTGGAAGTCAACCCGACCCaaagttaaaactaaaaagttaGCCTTTCAGCAGGCCCTTAATATATTTGCTCTCTCTAATGGAGTGAAATGACCAGGCTTTGTGATGGGATTGCAGGTTGACAGGTGGAACGAGCAGAGGGAGAACGGTGTTTTCCCAGGCCCTTTGTGATTTGAACAAATCTGGTCTAGTATGAAGTTTATTGTTTGCTTCAAGTTGGTTTATTTGTTGGAATTAGTTGGTTAAATAAGAGTTATCCGTTATGGATGGGTAACGTTACCTATTAAACACTTGGGTTTCATCGGAACAATTTTGATTATCATGATTTGTGAATGCACCAACATAATACTTGCAAGTTAGCGTTTgttttctttcattaaagagTAAAGAGtggaaatttttttcttttctaatggATATGACGCCATAGATTTCTTCTTCTGAATCTGGAAATTGTAATCAGAAAATGACAGGGTTTCAAGGACCGATCACAACCTTTACCTATAACTGCAGTTAAGCTTGAATCAAACGTATAGTCCAGATATATAGGGCTTGAagtattttgattgatttttttaaggAACCATTTCACCCACAGACGAATGGTTATCCAAGATACGCATCACATAAATGATTTACCATCAACCACAGAGTGTAAGTAGAACAAACTATGGTCATTTTGTGTGTTCATGTTAAAGATGCATACTATTACTCTGTTTATCATGTAAGCTCAAAGTAGCAAAATTAGAcataatataaacatgtagATAACTGACTCATTCTTAGAATTGAACCATCAGCCTTAAACCAATGCCTATTTGCAGGAGCCTATAGGGTTCAAACTTATGCTTCTAAAAAATTCTCCAACTGTATAACAGACAAATTAAGCACATCTCTAAATAGTAAGTTCACATCTAATATAAGCACTGCAATATGGCAATATGAAGGAATCAATATCACAGAATAAACCACCCATAGTACTCGAAAAAGAAAACATTCTCCATTTAACCATCTGTAGAACCAACATAGCAACTTGCATTGTCATTCAAAAAGACTTCAAAACTGAAAAGTCTGCTAATAAAGTGATGATAATAATAGTCAGAACTGCAACTACAGTACACGAAAATGCTTAGAAAAGAGAAGTTCCCTTGCCCTTCTTGTCTCCACCAATTTCAAAATGCTTGCACCTCTGTAAGACGAGCAAAAACACAAGACAAAGCTTTAGCAACTGAACACACAGCACACAAGAATCACGTTAATATACAATTGTCCAAAACAAACCTTAATTGGGTGTTGAGAGACATGCTTGCAACCCTGGCATTGCAACCTTAGCACAATCTTCTTGGTGGTTTTTGCCTGCATCATACAATGAATTACATTAGTTAAAACATGCCCATAAAATGCTAATATGCAACAAAGTTTAGTAAGaggatatatattagaaaacaGCATACTAACCTTCTTGTGAAAGACGGGCTTTGTCTGACCACCATAACCAGATTGTTTCCTGTCATAACGACGCTTTCCTTGTGCAGCCAAGCTATCCTTTCCTTTCTTGTATTGAGTCACCTTATGCAAGGTATGCTTTCGGCAATCCTTGTTCTTGCAGTAAGTCTTCTTGGTCTTAGGAACGTTCACCTGTAAATAAAGCAAGcagaaaataatattttaataacgGCTAACAATCTGTAAATCATCGTGATACATCTAACCTAATCACATTTTCCATTATGTGATTTACACTACAACATCATAAGTGTGATTCCAGTACTGTTACACCAGTAAAACTCAAACACTTCTACTTTTAAATGTATACATTGAACAAAGAGCTATTCTGTTGAAAAAACAAATCCACAttgtttgtcaaaaaaaaaaaaaaacaaagcatTACAATAGTCCAATTTGAGCATAGTATAAGTGTATAACCCATACAAATCGCAGTGTATCGACTTATTCAAAATACTGTAAATACCACACCATTGTGTATCAGTTATGGTTCAAATATATTTACACATCGACTAGTAGTACTAACTTAACCTTACTGTAATAAGTCCAACCACAGTTGTCAACAGGTCATAAACAAGCCCTttacaaaatataacaaaaaataaaaaataaaaacatcgATTCAACCATTACAGAATTTCAAGATACAGTTACTTCCTAAAAATTCCCAAATTGAAAATTACTGCTTGGCCTCTAATTAATACTGAAACTTTTACTGCTAAACAAACAATTTCATGAATTATATACCTTTACACAttcacataagaaaaaaaatattttctaagGTAATTACATAATACAGAGATACAATCTTGAATACAAGTGTTTCtacaatcaatatatatatatatataatgaaaacataTAACAATACACAAAATGAACAGTTCAAAAACCAGTATCAACaagtatatactaaaaatataatctaaacattaaataaaaaattaagtgaTTTAGACggttaaaaaaatgataagaaAAAGGATTACCATGGCTGCTGTAGAGGAAAGATGAGATACACAGCTGCTCAAGTGATATTAGAATTTACAACTGCTCCAAGCTagggttttatattttatggcTTGTAATTCGGTTAAAGCGGTTCCTTGAGCCCAAGTCATACGGGCTAGCCCATTTATTTGTAATTGTAAATGGCCCTTTTTTACAAAGGCCAAAAAAGGGAACTTGAATAGTTGAATTTCTCTCGCTGTTAAATAAACATTCCATCTATTATAGGGATTTTGCATACAGACGATACTATAAAACGATCTAGAATATTTGATCGAAAGGCTAATTAGTATATTGTGAGATACTAGTTTTTTACGTATTTTTAATGTGTTACATTAATTTGTGCTAGATTTATCATATTAGCTATTTATGTATCTTTTATACTTGTGTTgcattatattaaatatttttttatagatatttacaaagttatgttgatatttaaattataaaaagatgtTTAAACTAATTGTGGTTATCTTTTGATttatagttatagatatatataattattaaaacagtagttaatcAGACGATTTTAGAACATTTTCAATTTAAAACTAGCTTATaacattgccacataagatttatcctatgtgtcatctccataattttttgacaatatttataaatcttaCCCCAATATTTATAACATTTGtatacattaaattaattaaaataacattacGGACAATATTTATAACATTTGtatacattaaattaatttaaataacatTACGGACAGGATTCAAATTATTGGCAACAAAATCTTAAGCCCAAATAATTTTTAGAAAAGATCCAAATATATGatttaaattgtatataattaataagtTAAATATCAAATGTGATCGAACCGTAATGTTATAACTTTTGAATGAGATTAACATATAAAATCTCATAATTATAGGATTTCAAATTTTTTGGttctttattaagaaaatttttgatACAAGTTACTGTCAAAGTTATTAGCTTTATGTTTGTAAACTagtggacgggtagtctcaaaatataataattaaagctaaaaaattagaattcaagtatattaaacaGATACcgaatgaaattaaaatatctaaaattaaaacataaaacgatcccagtttatttcttttttttcaactttagttaaatacaaaatttgcAGTTTGTAATATCTAAATGTACTACAAAcataaacaacaattttagattAAAcgataaaaagagaaacaaaaattgtacagtatatatgaaaaatacatatcaatttatcaacaaagaccatcgcgtacattttgattttcttacCGTGGACAATAAGATCATTGGGGTACTTTTTGAAAGATAAGAGAATGATAATAAAATTTAGgttgtatttataataaatttttggaagagttttaagaggaaaaaaataataataattaacaaaatagaAAAGGACGTCccacaaaaataataaaaaaaatacgagGGTTAATGAGGAGGGGGGATTAGGCTCAAGGAATGAATTAGATGTGTTAAGTGTACCTCCAACcctttcttttagttatattatagatatgtgAAAATGACTTAATTATTAGAGCTCATTGTAAATTTATTAATGTCAacattaaaagttttgaaaagtcAATATAActaccgcacatcgtgcgggtaaaatacctagtaatttatataattttaaatctCATAGCATTtgtaaatgatataaaaagaaaataaacactTTTGTATGTAAAGAGACAATGAAAAATTATGAGTTAGGAGACAATGAAAAATTATGAGATTTGATTATTCAGTCTTCGAATAAAAGGTTACATTTTGACTTAAGTATACCACATACCAAGATCAATCATAGATGATAGATGAAAAACACGACACCGTTCAATCATAAATTTATGATTTGAGACCaacaattaataaaatataatatataatatatacagtTCAGATtcttaaataattttctttggAATACTAAATATAGAGCATTATTAAATTAAGATCCAAGAGTCATAATTCGCATATGCATCCAAAAACCGCTGGAAAGATCTAGATCTTGTCATCATATACTACTAACCTTGATTATTTAGTTTAGTAGTAGTAAAAGAGTTTATTAGAGCTTAACTAAGTTAACaagttatgtatataattaactGCATTTTAATATCATGATAATACCAACTTTCCATGAAGCCTGTTTATAAATCTTTGAGAATGTTCACGTATTGTGTTAAACTGTTAATGAAAGAATATAAAACCTCTATAATTAATATAGAATGACGATCTAGTATAACATGACAAAACTATCAATCTTAAAAAGTTTATCATTTTAGATGCTAATAATATGATTCGCGTGCATATAATTTAGTTAACAAAATTTTATTGGATGTGTAAATTACTAAATTGTACCttgattttcaattttgaagCACTTGATTTTGCGAGCAATATAAgcaacatggttggatcagtggtaaacactcttgtctctggagacagaggtcatgggttcgattctcatcccatgcaaaggttggagggtattttctaccatttaggtagaaactggaagtaGCCTCTCTaattaggtagaggtaaggtctgtctacatcttaacctcctccatacaatgtcgaggtattggggctcaaaacccgcagaaggcggcactaagcagttacttactttttttatttttttattttgcaagCAATATTGTAATCTCATTAATGACAATGTCTATGAACAGTAACGTGCCACGTGGCGCTATTCTGTTGGTCCATCTGTACCTCGCGTTTTTCcccagattttgccatatcggattccgttaagATTATTTTTCGTTCCGTTTTTCTTcgtttcctacatagttttttttgcttttgtgttttctttctattggtctacctataccccgcgttttttcggattttgccatatcggatcccgttaaggttatttttctttcggtttttgttggtttattacatagtttttttgcttttgtgttttctttctattggttcatcgtataccccacatcactatttagattttgccattttggatcaCGTTTGGGGTTtcttcttggtgttcatcatagttttttggcttttatgttatgaattaatatattggaaacttttactcaatattttttttccctttgttatttctattttcgttaaagttatttatctttcggtttttcttggttttttatatcttttttttttccttatatgatctcttttattggttcatcatataccccgcatcactatttagattttgacattacggatcccatttggagttttttctttcggtttttttttgcatggttatcaatagtaatcatgcttattaaaacttgacatgTGGCACCGGTTATAAAGTAACACATCATACATTTCTTATAttttggattttgccacattgcatcTTGTTCGAATTTGTcacgtcttttttttttatatttttttagttttgttttttctttttggatttttttattacggattacttcttttgtttttttcacactttttatttgtcattcaaccttattgtgatacaccccgtaccactacttgcattttgctatatcgcatccGTTTAaattctgaattaatatattgatatttttgtcatatcacatcccgttcgggtttctactacgggttacgttttggtttcttgcatacttttaaacaaacatattaatgacaaaattatttctaattaagAGGTCAAAAATTCAcagcatatatactaaaataacgaatCGTTTCAACAAGGGAATTGAGACTCCGCAACGCGGGatccaaaattttctagttatAGATTAAGCATATAGTAATATTTTGGTGACAATTTCATCCTTAAAACTCACTTGTTTAttattaggctatctccaatgttaAGGACGTTTTTGAgttgtcacatcatatccttatacatctttataagtctttcaaatcctataatttaatcttcaaccatacaaacatccttacatatctttacatatcattttacttcaaaataaaaacaaaaatatattagataaGGACATACCTTTAGATAAGGAcatcattcaaaaaaaaattagtttttggaCAAACTTAAACGGTAAAGGATATCCAATATTACCCAAAGAAATTCCAATTAAAAATAGCCTTTTGTTGAAATTAAGTGAATGTAGCAACAAAAACAAACTGGACCCTCATCTATAACTTGTCATCTAGAATCTTCTACAAtgtataatgaaaaaaattaaactatgAACCAAATTTAGACGATACGATGCACTATCGGCGGTGTGTGTTCATGCATTTCATTAGTTCGTACGGGATAATGTTTGAAATTGCgttaataaaattttgatgcGTTTAGAATAAGAATGGTTTTACATGTTTTCTCAAAATtgcattttagtttttttaagtaAAACGCTGATTattaatctttacactttttgtAATTATTTGTGTTTCTCAAACACAATAATCACACAATCTATTGAAAACCACAGTTTGTCTGAAAATCACACAATATATGGCTCGGTGTGGCTGaaatgatatgttttttttcgaacattcagtcgttATTCGACATCagagaaacctcaccgtataatggtgaagctttgcacgtaccctagacaacgggATATTGATTATGggtcgttacaagtattcggaagaAAAAAActccaagacttgtcatccttaaggatcgaactcaagaccttgggtaaaacttGAAATGCTTCTAACCAATTGGACTAGTAATCATTGGCGCTGAAATGATATGTTACTTATCCAATATGATCAGTCATTAATTGAACATGAGCTTCTTTTACAAAACATTAGTTGTTGTAATTCATTGGACAACAGAACATTGACCAGTACTCTACTTACAAAATTTTCACTATGAATCATTTATTAATAACGTACAATTAGACTACTATATCATACTTTATGCATTTCACAATTAACAATTTAACATCATTGATCACTAGATTATACGTTGTTCGTTTGTTTGAGCAAAAGAGGTGCCTTGATATTAGATTCATCAACCAAAACTTGAATTGTCTTGATATGATTTTCTTGCAATATTAACGTC
The sequence above is drawn from the Erigeron canadensis isolate Cc75 chromosome 4, C_canadensis_v1, whole genome shotgun sequence genome and encodes:
- the LOC122597608 gene encoding tetraspanin-15; translation: MAENANSPTIHDVIGVDENPKTPTTPKAGNVKDRIPTMPGSIKSILFALNTITFLLSFPVLFCIVWLLYVKESHCEHLLPLSKLQVGVVAGLLVLFVISNAVVLLRSRFIMLALIAVMVPLIVILTIGFALVGAFRLDGGLIPGSPSWIKIMVSNDTNWNAIETCIYKSRTCQDLAVQSSMIGSNDFSRRHLSPIESGCCIPPSNCDMTYVSVTYWEKNPEADDSSNGGSYNGDCDVWQNKATKLCYECHACRKGFISTLSRKWYKLGVFLVVETVLLIVSHLLLFVATMWERTHASW
- the LOC122594820 gene encoding cytochrome c oxidase subunit 6b-3-like gives rise to the protein MGEIELKTAPGDSRFPTTNQSRHCFTRYIEFHRCVAAKGEGAEECEKFARYYRSLCPAEWVDRWNEQRENGVFPGPL
- the LOC122596526 gene encoding 60S ribosomal protein L44-like; the protein is MVNVPKTKKTYCKNKDCRKHTLHKVTQYKKGKDSLAAQGKRRYDRKQSGYGGQTKPVFHKKAKTTKKIVLRLQCQGCKHVSQHPIKRCKHFEIGGDKKGKGTSLF